The following DNA comes from Papaver somniferum cultivar HN1 chromosome 4, ASM357369v1, whole genome shotgun sequence.
AACCTCCATTAATAGTGATTAGTTTCCACGAGCCACAGTAACCATATGTAGTGATTAATTATTTGGGTGATTACTCAGTGTGTTGTTCTTAAAAAAATATTCCAACTTCTCTGTTAAAACAATGGGTAAATACATGCACCAACTCCCAAGTCCTAACATGAATACCTGATACACCATTACTATTACACGCCAAACATGTCAGAATAGCGATTTTAATTTGGTAGGGATATCCCTGAAACTGCCATGATTGCCTGAAACCCATTGATATGGTCACCAAATGGCCGTACAAGATCTCTTTTTTCCTTAGGTTGTATCTCTTCCAACTCTTGATATGCTAGGGAGCTATGGTCTTCTTATAACATATGCCTGCTACCTTGTGCTAAGCACAGTGTAAGAACCCCTGGTCTTATTATCTTCCACTACAAATAAACCATGCAAACTTCCACTAAAAATAAACCATGCAAATATGGCAACATTTTCTTCCCAACTATTAAGTTCGTTGGATATTGCCAGATTGCATTGATACAATTCTTAAAAACTGGAAATGCAGAGCATTAACATCTGGCAGGTAAACAGCTTTGGGCTAGACTCCCGGCAGCGCAATTGCTTGGACTGCATGGAAAGTTCGTAATGACATAGCCTTTAACAACAAATTAAGTGGTTTCAGTTGAGCAAGCTATAGTTCAAGTAAAACTATACAGGCCTACTGCTGCATTAATGAAGAAGCTTTTAGAGGTCTTAAATTACTCGATTCAGTTAGTTGTTAACTGGCAATTCTttaagtttttgctcctgtatcTCTTTGGGCAATGTTGTTAGGAACCTTTGGGTGGTCCTTTTCCGATCTTGTAACTCTTTGTCACCCCTGGTGGCTTTTCATTAGTCTGGTTATTTTGCTGATCAATAAAATAGCAATAGCTAGAAAATACACTTCCACTTGATTTCTTGAAATATAAATCCACTTGATACAAGATCTCATTATGTATATATAAGTGAGACACGGATTCTCAAATTTACACTTGGTTTTTTTACTACATTAACAAGTTGATGAAATGATCCATATATTTGATCGATTTTCATCATCAGGCCAAACTTGACTTCCACTAATTATAGTCCTATATCTGTTCCAAGGCCTTAATAttaaagtcaaaaaaaaaaaaaagagagaaaaagactGATTAAGTAACAAAGAAAAACAACAGCAAAACATTCTACGTACATAATAATTAACTATGATGACAAGAACAAATCAGCAGTGTCAGCTAGAGTGAGAAAACCAGCTTGATGATTATGAttatgttgatgttgatgatcttcttGAAGAGTATTAATACCTTCATCAAACAACCATTTCTCAAGCATTGAGAATGGAACTTGTGCTGTTGTATTATCGCTACTACTCTGCGAACCTTGTTTACTAGTCTCATAAATGAAAAAGTTCTTTTCAAGTAATTCACATTTCGGGACATCTGGAGGAGGAGTGGCGGTAAcggttgatgatgaagaattgtCAAAACTCAAAAATGATTCCAAAGCTGCTTCAGGCGATAAAATATCATCGCTATTATTGTGTTGATGATGAACAAAAGCTTGATGATGATTATGTGGAGTTCCTTCACTGGTAGCTGTAGTATTTGATGAATAATTGATGAAAGAATTCTGTGTACTTTCTGATGAAGATCTAACGTGTTTATTATCTTTTGTTGAcgatgttgttgatgatgttgagttgaTACTATTGTTCTTCCATCCTTGTAGCCACCTTGAGATGTTTTCGGTGTTTGAAACATAAGGAGTTGTAGAAGTTGTTGCTAGAGGAGCTAAGATTTGTTGTTTCATGTTCATCATACTA
Coding sequences within:
- the LOC113275940 gene encoding myb-related protein 306-like, with the translated sequence MGRPPCCDKIGMKKGPWTPEEDILLVTYIQEHGPGNWRSVPTSTGLLRCSKSCRLRWTNYLRPGIKRGEFTDHEESMIIHLQALLGNRWAAIASYLPQRTDNDIKNYWNTHLKKKLRKTQTGCSDEHDLNRDGEPSSPSTSSNSDQTRKTVGSKGQWERRLQTNVDMARQALYEALSIDHTHHKPTPNNLSLPSSTSTASIHDNSSFNSMMNMKQQILAPLATTSTTPYVSNTENISRWLQGWKNNSINSTSSTTSSTKDNKHVRSSSESTQNSFINYSSNTTATSEGTPHNHHQAFVHHQHNNSDDILSPEAALESFLSFDNSSSSTVTATPPPDVPKCELLEKNFFIYETSKQGSQSSSDNTTAQVPFSMLEKWLFDEGINTLQEDHQHQHNHNHQAGFLTLADTADLFLSS